The following are encoded together in the Rhinopithecus roxellana isolate Shanxi Qingling chromosome 5, ASM756505v1, whole genome shotgun sequence genome:
- the FBXO34 gene encoding F-box only protein 34 yields the protein MHLKPYWKVQKKEHPPEVSRETQRTPMNHQKAVNDETCKASHITPSVFPSASLGKASSRKPFGILSPNVLCSMSGKSPVESSLNVKTKKNAPSATIHQGEEEGPLDIWAVVKPGNTKEKIAFFAAHQCSNRIGSMKIKSSWDIDGRATKRRKKSGDLKKAKVQVERMKEVNSRCYQPEPFACGIEHCSVHYVSDSGDGVYAGRPLSVIQMVAFLEQRASALLASCSKNCTNSPAIVRFSGQSRGVPAATESYSAPGACEERGNLEVGEPQSEPVRVLDMVAKLESECLKRQGQREPGSLSRNNSFRRNVGRVLLANSTQADEGKTKKGALEAPDTQVNPVGSVSVDCGPSRADHCSPKEDQAWDSASQDCPPLPAGVSFHIDSAELEPGSQTAMINSNRYDVEMTDELVGLPFSSHTYSQASELPTDAVDCMSRELVSLTSHNPDQRRKESLCISITVSKVEKDQPSSLNSCEDPLPGMLFFLPPGQHLSDCSQLNESTTRESSEASQLEDAAGGDSASEEKSGSAEPFVPPASSVESTLPVLEASSWKKQVSHDFLETRFKIQQLLEPQQYMAFLPHHIMVKIFRLLPTKSLVALKCTCCYFKFIIEYYNIRPADSRWVRDPRYREDPCKQCKKKYVKGDVSLCRWHPKPYCQALPYGPGYWMCCHRSQKGFPGCKLGLHDNHWVPACHSFNRAIHKKAKGTEAEEEY from the coding sequence ATGCACCTAAAGCCATATTGGAAGGTCCAGAAGAAAGAGCACCCCCCGGAAGTCAGCAGGGAAACGCAGAGAACTCCTATGAACCACCAAAAGGCTGTAAATGATGAAACATGCAAAGCTAGCCACATAACACCAAGTGTCTTCCCTTCAGCCTCTCTTGGTAAAGCATCATCTCGAAAGCCGTTTGGGATCCTTTCTCCAAATGTTCTGTGCAGTATGAGTGGGAAGAGTCCTGTAGAGAGCAGCTTGAAtgttaaaaccaaaaagaatgcACCATCTGCAACGATTCACCAGGGCGAAGAAGAAGGACCACTTGATATCTGGGCTGTTGTGAAACCTGGAAATACCAAGGAAAAAATTGCATTCTTTGCAGCCCACCAGTGTAGTAATAGGATAggatctatgaaaataaaaagttccTGGGATATTGATGGGAGAGCTactaagagaaggaaaaaatcagGGGATCTTAAAAAAGCCAAGGTACAGGTTGAAAGGATGAAGGAAGTTAACAGCAGGTGCTACCAACCTGAGCCTTTTGCATGTGGCATTGAGCACTGTTCTGTGCATTATGTGAGTGACAGTGGGGATGGAGTCTATGCTGGGAGGCCTCTGTCAGTTATACAGATGGTTGCCTTCTTGGAGCAAAGAGCCAGTGCTCTGCTAGCTAGCTGTTCAAAAAACTGCACAAACTCACCTGCCATTGTGAGGTTTTCTGGCCAATCCAGAGGTGTGCCCGCAGCCACTGAGTCCTATTCTGCCCCAGGAGCTTGTGAAGAAAGGGGAAATCTTGAGGTTGGTGAACCACAGAGTGAACCAGTCCGTGTCCTTGACATGGTAGCCAAGTTGGAGTCTGAGTGCCTGAAGCGGCAGGGCCAGCGTGAGCCTGGGAGCCTCTCAAGGAATAACAGCTTTCGTCGAAATGTGGGCAGAGTTTTGCTTGCAAATAGCACTCAGGCTGATGAAGGCAAAACAAAGAAAGGCGCCTTGGAGGCTCCCGACACTCAGGTGAATCCTGTGGGGTCTGTATCTGTGGATTGTGGCCCCTCAAGAGCTGATCATTGTTCTCCTAAAGAGGACCAGGCCTGGGACAGTGCTTCTCAGGACTGCCCCCCATTGCCAGCAGGAGTGAGTTTCCACATAGACAGTGCAGAGTTAGAGCCAGGTTCACAAACTGCCATGATAAACAGCAACAGGTATGATGTGGAAATGACAGATGAACTCGTTGGGTTACCTTTTTCTTCTCATACCTATTCCCAAGCCTCTGAATTGCCCACAGATGCTGTTGATTGTATGAGCAGAGAGCTCGTGTCGCTTACTAGCCACAATCCtgatcaaagaagaaaagaatcttTGTGCATTAGTATCACTGTGTCCAAGGTAGAAAAAGACCAGCCTTCCAGTTTAAACTCCTGTGAAGACCCACTCCCAGGGATGTTGTTTTTTTTGCCACCTGGTCAGCACTTGTCAGACTGTTCGCAGTTGAATGAAAGCACAACAAGAGAGTCTTCAGAGGCCAGCCAGCTTGAAGATGCTGCTGGGGGTGACAGTGCGTCTGAGGAAAAAAGTGGGTCTGCTGAGCCATTTGTACCGCCAGCCTCTTCTGTGGAAAGTACGTTACCAGTGCTTGAGGCATCCAGTTGGAAGAAGCAGGTGTCACATGACTTCCTGGAGACCAGGTTTAAAATCCAGCAGCTTCTGGAGCCTCAGCAGTACATGGCTTTTCTGCCCCACCACATTATGGTAAAAATCTTCAGGTTACTTCCCACCAAGAGTTTAGTGGCCCTTAAATGTACCTGCTGCTATTTCAAGTTTATCATTGAGTACTACAATATCAGGCCAGCAGATTCTCGCTGGGTTCGAGATCCACGCTACAGAGAAGATCCTTGCAAACAGTGCAAGAAAAAGTACGTGAAAGGGGATGTGTCCCTGTGCCGATGGCACCCCAAGCCCTATTGCCAGGCATTGCCCTATGGGCCAGGGTATTGGATGTGCTGCCACCGGTCTCAGAAGGGATTCCCTGGCTGTAAGCTGGGGCTTCATGACAATCACTGGGTTCCTGCCTGCCACAGCTTTAATCGGGCAATCCATAAGAAAGCAAAAGGGACTGAAGCTGAAGAGGAATACTAA